AACAGTGAATCCCCTCAATAATCAAGTAAATTTCATTCAAACCATCCGGACGTTTTTTCACATATTTTTTGGTAAAACCCTCTAGATCAAACTTTTCCAAATCCTCTTTTTTTTGCTGAGCAGGTGTCAGCTTCGTATCACCAAGCTTGTCATAAAAACTGTCAAGTCCTTCGCTTCGTAAAAGATGATAAACCCCTTGACACCCTTTACAGCAAAAATAGTGTTTCTTACCATCTATTTCATCTTCGATCATCACCTTTTCATCAAACTCCAGATGGCAATGATCACACTTTATTTTCGACAAAAGACTCCCCTTGCTCTATCTTTGTAGACTCTATCGTATTGTTCCACTATTCCATGCATCGCGATAAATACTCCATCTTCATAGGCGTATTGTACTTTGGAGATCGCCAATGCCAAGTTGGCCGAGGCCTCAGCGGGATCGATACTGTATGGCACCATCGCTCCTGTAAATACCACACATTTGTTATGAATATACGGTGCGACAAACGCCGCACTCTTATCCATCGTATCGGTCCCATGCACCACAACTATCTGTTTTGAATCACAATTTTTGATTGTTTGCAGCAACAGTTCCCTATCTGCGTCACTAAATTCCAAACTGTCTTTATATATGAGACCTCTGGTTTCTATCTGTAAAAAATTTTTCTTCAAAAAATCATAAATCGCATCATTGTTTTGAGGAACAACGAGTTCCCCTTTGATAGGATCATAGATTTTATTAAATGTTCCACCGGTATTGAGTATAATCACACCACACCTTTAAGGAGTAAAATGAACGAAATAATTATATATGTTTTTACTTTAGCCCTTTTTGAACTGTATGAATCGAGCTGGCAACGAGGATCCACGCTTGGCGCCATTATTAACAATATCTATACACGATACAAAAAAAGTATGTTTTACCTCATACTTTCTCATCCAGCATTTATCTTTTGTCTCTATCTTGGTGTGCAATACGATTTAACCAACTTTTGGTTTCTCTCGATTCTGTTTATGAAGTTTTTAGATATCAGCTACAAACTGGTGCTTGCCAAAAAGATAGAAGAAAATCGAATAGAAGAAGTGTTACCGGTCCCCTCAGATATGCCTATCCAACCATGGATGATGTATCTCAATGTCATACTATATCCTGTACTTTTATACCTAGCCTTGATAACTTGACTTCATATAGTAGTTGTTATAAAATTAGCCAAGCGAAATTGCCAAATATACAACTTCATTAAACTTCTAAACTCACCCATTGGCAAGTTCAACAAAGAAGGAAAGCATGAACGAAAAAAACAGTAACCAAAATGAATTGAGCGAAGAAAACTCCACTTCTACGCAAAATACAGAGCAAAAGAACAACCACAAACGAACCCACATACCCGTGGAAGGATACACGATAGAAGAACTACGAACAAAAACGATCGACGATCTTTTAGCGATTGCCGGTGAGCTTGGCATCGAAAACCCGCAAGAGCTCAAACGCCAAGATCTGATGTTTGAGATTTTGAAAAATCAGGTGAGCAAAGGCGGATATATCCTCTTTACCGGTATTTTGGAGATCACTCCTGAAGGGTATGGATTTTTACGAGCCATCAACGAAAACTTCTCCAACAGTGCCAACGATGCATATGTCAGTGCAACACAAATACGAAGATTTGCTTTAAGAACGGGAGACATCGTTACAGGACAAGTACGACCACCTAAAGATCAGGAGCGCTACTACGCTCTTTTAAAAATCGAAGCGATCAACTATCTACCACCGGAAGAGTCCAAACGAAGACCACTTTTTGATAACCTCACACCGCTCTATCCAACAGAGCGACTCAAACTAGAATACGACCCGACAAGACTTACAGGCAGAGTACTTGATCTTTTTACTCCCATAGGAAAAGGGCAGCGGGCTCTCATCGTCGCACCACCTAGAAGCGGGAAAACGGAGCTCATGAAAGAGCTGGCACATGGCATAGCCAAAAATCATCCTGAAGTGGAACTTATTGTCCTTTTGGTTGATGAGAGACCGGAAGAAGTGACCGACATGGAGCGAAGTGTCAAAGGGGAAGTCTATAGTTCTACCTTCGACATGCCAGCAAAAAACCATGTCCGCGTAGCCGAACTTGTCATCGAAAAAGCGAAACGTCGTGTGGAGATGGGCAAAGACGTAGTGATTTTACTTGATTCCATCACTCGTCTTGCCAGGGCGTACAATACCGTCACACCATCGAGTGGTAAAGTCCTCAGCGGTGGGGTCGACGCCAACGCTTTGCATAAACCAAAACGATTTTTTGGAGCTGCAAGAAACATCGAAGAGGGTGGAAGCCTTACTATCATCTCAACTGCTCTTATTGACACCGGTTCACGAATGGATGAGGTGATTTTCGAAGAGTTCAAAGGAACAGGAAACTGCGAGATCGTTCTCGATCGCCGTATCGCAGATCGACGAATCTATCCAGCGATCGACGTGCTCAAATCTGGTACCAGAAAAGAGGAGCTTCTTGTCGATCCAAATACCTTGCCAAAAATTTGGGCTCTTCGCAATGCAATGCAGTCCATGGATGAAGTAGAAGCGCTGAAATTTTTGTATTCGAAAATGTTAAAGACCAAAAACAACGAAGAGTTTCTCTCTATCATGAATGAAGGGGCCTGACACTTTTGCGAGCCGGCGTTTTCGATAGTGGTGTAGGAGGCCTCACAGTCGTCAAAAGTCTCCTTGAACACGGTCTTTTTGATGAAATCATCTATTTTGGCGATACCGCAAGGGTCCCTTACGGGCCAAAAGATAAAAATACCATCATTCGATACTCCCTTGAAGCCCAGGAGTTTTTTAAAAATTTTGATGTAGATATCCTTATCACCGCCTGTAACTCCGTCAGTGCCCATGCCATCGAAGAGCTTCGAAGCAATGCGAGTTTCCCCGTAATCGGCGTTATCGAACCAGGTGTGTTGGCACTGCAAAACAGAGGTCTAGATCCCAAAAGCCAGATTTTGGTCATAGGAACACAAGCGACGATCGGTAGTGGAAAATATCAAAAACTGTTACGTGAGCATGGATATAACAATATATTGGCAAAAGCAACACCACTTTTTGTTCCAATTGTAGAAGAGGAGATTTTTGAAGGCCCTGTCTTGGAAGCTACTTTACAGCACTATTTTGATAGCCTTCATCCCGATGCTATAATTTTGGGCTGTACTCATTTTCCTCTGATACAAGATGCCATTGCAGACTATTTTAACAATGAAGCAGTACTTATCCACTCTGGTGAAGCCATTGTAGAGCATCTTCAAAAAGAGCTTGGGATTAAAGCCAGAAAAAAAACACCCAGTCTCAAACTCTTCGCTTCAGAAAACCCGGAAAAACTCAAAAAAATCGCAGCCCACTGGCTTAGAGATGCATTTAAGACAAATGAGCTATAATTGATCAAAAAAAGGATGAATCTTGGCGCTGGCACTCAAATATCGTCCAAAACGCTTTGAAGATCTGATCGGTCAAGAGGCTGTCACCCAAACACTCCAGCGGGCTTTGGATACGAAAAATCTCTCCCATGCCTATCTCTTCAGCGGCCTTCGTGGAAGCGGAAAAACGAGTACGGCAAGGATCTTTAGCAAAGCGCTCATTTGCGATGGGGGTCCAACAAGCTCTCCTTGCGAAACATGTGAAAATTGCCAGGCAGCCAATGAGGGAAGACATATCGATATTATCGAAATGGATGCAGCAAGCAACCGTAAGATTGATGATATAAGAGACCTCATCGAACATACGAAATACAAACCCTCCAGTGCCAGATACAAAATCTTCATAATCGATGAAGTTCACATGCTCACAAAAGAGGCTTTCAATGCACTTTTAAAAACGCTTGAGGAGCCGCCTGAATTTGTCAAATTCATTCTAGCCACCACCGATCCATTGAAACTACCGGCTACGATTCTGAGTCGGACACAACATTTTCGCTTCAAAAAGATTGCACAAAGAGATATAGTCCATCACTTGGAGCACATCTTAAACCTGGAAAATGTGGAGTATGAGCCGGAAGCTCTGCAAATCCTCGCACGAAGCGGCAGCGGAAGTCTTCGAGATACACTCACACTGCTCGATCAAGCGATCACCTTTGGAAAAAATAGAGTCAGTGTTGAAGCGGTTACAAATATGCTGGGTCTCGTAGATCCCAAAAAGATAGAGGCTCTTTTTGATATGATTCTACGCCAAGACAAAGAGGCGATTTTACAGACCGTTCAAGAATTAAGAGACTATGAAGCGCAAATGGTACTTGATGAGATGCTCATCTTTCTTAAAAATCAGCTTTTTAGTAAAAACAGTACGTTTTCCATGATGCTGTATGAGCGCTTTTTTAAAATTTTGAGCGATGGGAAAAATCTTCTATTCGTCAGTGGTGACGATGAGTTTGTTTTGATGATTACCCTTATGAAGTTGATGGAAGCAACAAAGATTAAAAGTGTTGAAGAGCTCATTGAAGAGTTTGAATCAAAAGAGACTCCAACGATTTCACACACTCCTCCACCTATCCAAACAAATGAGCAAACAAAAACATCCCAACCGGTACAAAAAGATCCTTTCCAACGTTTGATCGACAAACTTTATGAACGAAACTATGAATTAGGCGAGTGTTTTGAAAAGAGTGTAAAGTTTATCGATTTTAGCGACAACGTTTTACGATGGGAGAGCAATCCTCCCGCAGAATGCAAGGAAAAACTCAAACACTCCTATCCCACCATACGCCATTTTGTCCAAGAGGTATTTGGCATCGATACAAAAATCGTCAAGGTTGATCCTCCAAAGAGTTGCGACGAACCCTCTTCCATGATAGAAGAGGCCGAGTTTGGAGGAAGCTGTATTCAAAAAGAAGCGGGACTTTCGGCAAAAGAGATGGATGGGACCAATATTTTGGAAGACCCCTTCGTACGAAAGGCAAAAGAGCTATTCAAAGCAAAAAAAGTGGTTATCAAACCAAAAATTTAAACCAGCAGCTCTTTGATTTTTTCTGCTTGCTCTTTTCCTTTGCAATGCTCTTTGCAAAACTCGACTATTTTGCCATGAAATCGTGCATAAATTTGAGACAATGGCATCTCTTGCCCATATAACTCATAAATCCTATCTAGATTTTCCAAGATTGAATCGCTTAAAAACTCTTGAATCTCTTGATAGGTTTGCAGCTCATAACCCAAGAAGTTCAAAATCCTTGCGGTATAGGCATCCACAACTAAAAAATCTTTATAGCAGGCATAGTTGAGAATGCTGTCTGCCGTCTCAAAGCCGATTCCCTTTTGTGCCAAGAGCCAACTGCGAGAGGGCCTTTTTTGAAAGGCTTCAAAAGAGCCATACTCATCAAGCATATTTTTTACAAGCTTTTGAATGCGAAATGCTTTTGTATTGTAAAACCCGGCTGGTTTAATGAGTGTAGCCAACCTTTTTTGATCCATCTCTACAATCTTTTGGGGTTCTATCGATCCCAATTCATTTTTTAAATTCTCTAGAGCCTTTTCCACATTTTCCCATTTGGTATTTTGGGTAAGCACCGCTCCTACCACTATTTCAAAACTTCCACTCTTAGGCCACCAGTAAGGATCTCTTTCCTCTTTGATGTATCCAAGCTCTTTGAATCGTTTTAATAAATCGTATGCGATCATTCCACCCTCGCTCGCTGAACGACCTGCCACCCTTCATCATCGTAGGCTTTTATCTTGTATGCATCTTTGCATCTGCCCTCTTGCAGTTCAAACACCACCATCTGTAAAATCGATTTGCACTTATCCGGAACATCAAAGTGCCCAGGAAGTCCCGTTAAAAAGCGTTTTATCGGCACATCCGCCTTCATTCCTATGACATTGTCTCTGCATCCTGTCAGTCCTACATCTGTCACATACCCTGCTCCGTCTACGATACTCAGATCATCCGTCCCTACATGGGTATGAGTGCCTACCTGCACGCTGATATCCTCTTTTAACATCAAAAACATCGCTCTTTTTTCACTGGTTGCTTCGGCATGAAAGTCGATAAAGATATTTTTGATTCCTTCATCTTTCAAAATTGCAACAATTTTTTTTGCAGCCAAAAAGGGATTGTCCACCATGGGCATCGTAAAGTGTCCCATAATGTTGATGATGGCCAATGGCTCCTCGTTAATGTGCACTATTTTATAGCCTCGTCCAGGAACACCTTCAGGGTAGTTGATAGGTCGAAGAAGGGGCATCTCCTCTAAAAGAGCTACAATCTCCTTTTTATCCCAGGTGTGATTACCTCCCGTCATCAGATCGATTCCAGCATTAAAAAGCTCTTTTGCATTTTTGGGAGTGAGACCAAATCCGTGACTTGCGTTTTCATAGTTGGCTATGACAAAATCGAGATTTTCTTTTTTTCGTATATCTTGCAGATATCGTTTTATCATCCTTCTTCCGGGTCTTCCTACAATATCCCCTATAAAACCGATTTTCACACTGTCCTCCAGATCTTTTGTATCAATTTTCTATCGCCTTGCCAAAGCTTTGCCTCAAAGATATCACCTGTCTTTATTGCACCTACTCCCTTTGGCGTTCCACTCATCAATATATCACCCTCTTCCAATCCAAAAATAGCTTCAATATCTTGCAAAAGAAACTCTGGCTTGTAGATCATCAAATCCACACCGCCGCTTTGTACAAGTGTACCGTTTTTAAAAAGCTCTATCCGTAATCCTTCAAAACTTTTGACTGGAACAAAATCACTAAAAAGCGCACTTCCTCTAAATGCTTTCGCCCGCTCCCAAGGAAGCCCTTTTTCTTTGAGTCTGCTTTGCAATGCTCTTTTTGTTAGATCCAATCCTACCCCAACTTTGATAGGATTTCCAATCAAAAAGCAGATCTCTCCTTCATAATGTAGATCTTCTTGATAGTGGATGGTTTCTGTTATAGCACTCTGCGGCTTTAAAAAATAGACCGGCTCTGTTGGCATTTCATTATTAAGCTCTTCGATATGCTCAACATAGTTTCTTCCAACACAGACTATTTTCATTTTAAACCTTCAACAAGCTGATAAAAAAGAGTGAAACAATAACAAATTTTAACGAAACAAAAGCGTTGAAAAATTGCACTCACCCGACAGAACACTTGCGTTGGCATTTTTTAGCTTTTGTGAAGTATCAAAAATTTGTTCTTTTGTTGAACTCATTGAGCTAGCGCCTTTAAATATCTCAATGTCGTATGCAATATATCGTCATCATCTTTGCTTCTTGCTTTGATCGTCTCTTTTTTGTCACCAAAATCAAATGTGATATTTTGGTTGTAGTTTGAGATCTTTTTGATTCCATGTTCCAACGCTAAAAGCTTGATATGGATGAGATCCAAAAAATTTTTTGTATAGCTATCCAGTTTTCCGAAACGATCTTCGATCTCCTCTTGAATCTGGGCTATCTCTTCAGGCTCTTTGACTTGGGCAAGCCGTCTGTATAGCTCGAGTTTGAGTCGATCCTCACGTACCACTTCGCTGGAAATATAGGCATTGACGCTCAGTTTAAGCTCCACTTGGGGTTCCTCTTCGATCTCCCCTTTTGTCAATTTCGTTATCGTCTCTTCAAGCATCTGCAGATAGAGGCTATACCCGATATTTTTGATATGTCCGCTTTGCTGAGCCCCTATGATGTTACCCCCACCTCGAATCTCCAGATCATAATAGGCCAAAGCTGCTCCACTTCCAAGGTAAGAATTGGATTCGAGTGCAATAAGTCGTTTTTTCGCCTCTTCTGTTAGTTTTTGTTTATCCTCTACCAGATAGTAGCAAAATCCCTCTTTTCCGCCTCGTCCTACACGCCCCCGCAACTGATGCAGGTCCGCAATTCCGAATCGATCAGCTCCTTCTACGATGATAGTATTGACATTTGGCATATGAATACCACTTTCCACAATGGAAGTGGAAAGCAAGATGTCATATTCACCCTGGGCAAAGCGAAGAAGCTCTTTTTCCGTTGTTGCCGCCGCTATTTTGGAATGCAGTACAAGAATCTTTTTTCCGGGCAGGAGCTGCTGAAGATCCTCTTTTTTCTCCTCAATGCCTGCGATGGAGTTGTAGATATAAAAGACCTGCCCTCCTCTTCTTAGTTCTCGCAAAATCACTTCTTTGACAAGTTTGTCTTGATACTCTTTCACATAGGTTCGAACAGGCTTTCTGTTTTGAGGCGGTGTTCTAATTTCGCTGAGATCCTTGAGCTGGGAAAGGGCCATATTGAGACTTCTTGGAATCGGCGTTGCACTCATACTCAATAGATGCACATCTTTACTGAAAGCTTTGAGTTTCTCTTTTTGCTTCACGCCAAACTTGTGCTCCTCATCGATAACGACAAGCCCCAAATTTTTAAATTCTGCTCCAAAAAGCGCGTGGGTTCCCACCACAACATCGAACGTTCCCTCTTTCAAGGCTTGCAAGCGCTCTTTTTTCTCTTTGGCAGTGACAAATCGATCGATCTTGGTTACTGAAATGTTAAATGGCTCCAACCGTTTCACAAGACTCTCATAATGCTGGGCCGATAGAAGCGTCGTTGGAACGACCACAGCCGCTTGATAGCCATTTTTCACTATGGCATAGATAGCGTTCATGGCAACTTCTGTCTTACCAAATCCCACATCGCCGCTTAGAAGCATATCCATCACTTTCCCGCTGGAGAGTCTTTGCAAAATCGTATCAATCGCTCTTTTTTGATCCTCGGTATACTCAAATCCGGCGTGGGATTGAAAAAGAGTGATATCTGGCGGTGTGATGATCTTTTTGCCAGGAGTGAGTTCACGCTGCGCAGCGATTTTCACGATGTCAGCAGCAATCTCAAAAAGTCTCTCTTTCACTTTCGCTTTGAGTTTCGCAAAGGATTGGCTGCCAAGTTTATCGACAACCGCTACACTACCGCTATCGGCAATATACCGGCTGAGAACATCGAGGTTTTCCACTGGAACCAAAAGCTTGTCACCTCCAGCATATTCCAGTTCCACAAAATCTCTTTTGGCTCCCAAAATTTCGATCGCTTTGAGTCCTTTGAAAATCCCGATGCCATGCTGCTCATGGACCACATAACTTCCAGGTTGCAACTCATCGATAACGATAGATGGAGGTTTGGCTCTTCTCTTTTTTGGTTTATTGAGCGATAGTATGACCTCATCTGGCCCTTCGATATTCAAAATCGCATCGGTATAGATAAATTCTACCTTCTCAAGCTCTTTGATACTGCTTCTTCTGGCAAACTCCGGTGATTTTACAAGCACTTTGATCTTTTTATTCTGCTTTGTCTGGATGACTCTATTGATATCGAGAACTTCTATCTCGTTATACTCTTTTGCTTCAGGTATGATTGGAAGTGCAAAGAACTGCTCTTTTGGTATGAGTCCTTCATAGCTGTACAGCTCTTCCAGATCAAAGCTTCCACTACGTATCGCCTCTTTTCCTTCAAGCAAAGAAGCCCGCTCGGCCACCCAAAATCCTACACTCAACAGATCCTTGTCAAAAACGTCAAAATCACTCTGTTCAATCACTTCTTGCAAGGCCTCATCTTGGATTAAAAAGGCTGGATAGAGGGTAAAAGCTTCAAGCTCCTCTTTGATACTTTTTTGGGTCTGGGGATCAAAATAGCGGATCGATTCTATCTGTGTATCGAAAAAACTAAGACGGATAGGCTTATCGAAATTTGGTGCGAAGATATCCACGATATCGCCTCGAAAACTGGCTTCTCCCTTGCTCTCTACGATATCCACAAAGGTATATCCCCATTGATAGAGCAGCTCTTTAAGCGATTCAAGCTCAAACTCATCCCCAAACTCTACTCTTTTCCTCGCAAAGTAGCGCTGTACCGGCATCGGCTTGGCAATGGTATGTACAGGGGCTATGAGCATCTTTGGCGTATGGTAGTAATCGTTCAATACCGCAAGCAGCTCATCAAGCTCCTCCTTGAAAACCCGCAGATCGTCACCATACTGGGCTCTAAAATCTGGCAAAATGTAATGATCGATTCCAAGTACTTTTGCCGCACTGCTTGCCTCTTGCGCTTCCTTTTCGTCTGCAACGACCAAGATTTGCGGAATGCTTGATCTTAGATATTCATAGAATCTGGCAGCCATTTTCGGTATATCTCCTCTATAACACTGAACGATCCATACACCAAATATTCTTTATCTTCATCAAATCCCGTAAATTCGCAATACGGAATGGAAAGTTCTTCAAGGCTTTGCTTGAGTCTTTTTTGATCAATCAATCTCGGATGCTCCATCGGTACAATCTCAACCGATTCGATCTTTGGTTGTAAAATGGATAAAATCTTCTCATACTCTTTATCTTCGAAGCTGTTATAGACCAAAACCACCTTTTTGTCAAGAGCTTGGAGGATGGCTCTGGCCGAAAGGGGATTGTGCCCTACATCCAAAATGATATTGCCACGCTTTTCGAACCGTCCCGGCATTCGATACGACACCGCTTTTTGTACATCTGGATCAAACCCCAAAAATTTTGCAGCAGCTTGGGCTAGCATGAGATTTTGAGAAAAAAAGGATGGAATGTTTTCACAAGCTTTTTGACAAGCCTCCTCATCGGCTAAATTTTCGACCCTTCGATACCGAATACCAAGCTCGTCTGCTGTTTGATAGACTTCATCATGCAGCTGTTTTGCAAAAATTGCCTCTTCTTGCACAGCTTTGAGCTTCGTTGCGGCAATGGATTGGATCGTATCACCCAAAAAGGCTTGATGGTCATAATCGATAGGAGTTACAAGGGTTAAACAATTTTCAAAAACGCTCGTTGCATCATACTCTCCCCCAAGTCCTGCTTCCATAACCACATAATCACACTCTTCAAAAGCAAAAGCAGCCAAAAGGGTGGTATATTCGAAGTAGGAAAGTTCTCTCGCCATTTTTTTCGGAATTAGAGACTGCACTTTTTGATGGACTGATTCCAGTGTCTCATCACTGATAAATTTACCATCGATCCATATACGCTCATGAAAATGAAGAATGTGTGGTGATGTATAATGGCCCACTTTTTTTCCAGATTCTTTGAGCATACCAGCAAGAAATCTACCCGTAGTCCCTTTCCCATTGGTCCCGATGATATGAATGATTGGGGGAAGATGCAAAGAGCCTTGGAGATATTCATATACTCTTTGCATCCTCGATGGATCAAATTTTGTATAGTAAAGCGGTTTTTGGTTCAAAAAGGTATGAACACTCACCTGCTTCCCAGATAGGCTAGTCGGGATATAATGGCATCGAGAGCTTTTGCAGAGGCCTCTTTGATAGCCACATAGCGTAAATTATCGGTAATTACCGAGTTTGGTTCGATTGGAAAATCGTAGACTCCTGTTGCTTTGATATGCCTCGTTTGGCCACTTTTATCGGTGATATCCGTTTTTAAAAGCACTTTTGTTCTATAGTAGATCACATAGCCGTTTTCATCATATTGAAGTGGTGTGAAGGAAACAGATGCGATGGCCACTCGCATAATCGTATCGGCACTGTTTTTAGCAACGAGACTACCTGAAAGACGCTTGAGTATCGCTTCATTCACCGCATCTTTGACTAAAACCGCGTTTTCTGGATCTCTCAAATAGACCGAAACTTGCGTATAGATTTTTTGGCCAAGCACCCTTTTCGTATAGTGGCTTGCTGGCTTGTAACCGCATCCGGTAAAAAAGAGTATCACTGCAAGCCATAGAAACTTTCGCACATCTACCCTTTCACTACGATATTGACAAGACGTCCGGGTACTACGATCTCTTTGACGATGGTTTTGCCATCGATCCATTTTTTGGCGATCTCTTTCGCTTTGGCCAAAATCTCCTCTTTGCTTGCATCTTTTGGCACTTCGATCTCCGCTCTTCTTTTTCCATTAACGGTAACAGCCAACGTTACGCTATCTTCTTCAAGGGCAGCCGGATCGAGTTGCAATCTAGTAAAATTGTTTCTTTCAAAGAGATTGTGACTGATTTCCCAACAGGTATGTGGAATAATCGGCTCTAAGATATTTGTTAAAACCCAGTACCCTTCTGTCCAGATATCCGGGTTGTTTTGGCCATTCAATGCATTGAGCGCTTCCATAGATGCGGCAATCAACGTATTGAAAGAAAAACTTTTGGTATAGACATCTGTTGATTTTTGAAGGGCTTCGTACACCTTTTTCCTTGCCTCTTTCTCCTCTTTCGACAGACTCTTTTGATCAATTTTAGGCAAACTCTTCGTTTTATAGGCATTTTGGCTTCGCTCAAAAAACCGTTTGATAAAACGGTAAGCCCCTTCAACCGCACTGTCACTCCACTCTAACTCTTTTGCTGGAGGAGCGGCAAAGAGGATAAAAAGCCTTGCGGTATCTGCTCCAAACTTTGCTACGATTTCATCGGGATCGACGGTATTGCCTTTGGATTTGCTCATCTTGGCGCCATCTTTGAGCACCATCCCCTGTGTAAGTAATCTTTTAAACGGCTCATCAAGATTGACATAGCCCAAATCTCGTAACACTTTTGTAAAAAATCGTGCATACAATAGATGCAGTATCGCATGCTCGATTCCGCCGATATATTGATCCACCGGCATCCAGTAGTCTGTATCTTCTTTTCGAAAAGGCACCTCTTCCCAATATTTTCTTGGAGTCGTATAGCGCAAGAAATACCAGCTTGATTCTACAAAGGTATCGAGGGTATCTGTTTCTCTTTCAGCCTCACCACCACACTTTGGACACGTTGTCTTTTTCCAAGTAGGGTGAAGTTCGAGTGGATTGCCTTCACCGGTAATTTCCACATCCTCAGGCAATGTTACTGGAAGGTTCTCCTTTTTCTCTGGTACAATTCCACACTTTGGACATTTGATTAATGGAATCGGCGTACCCCAATATCGCTGACGAGAAACGAGCCAATCTTTGAGTTTGTAGTTGACAGAACGCTTTCCTATCCCATTTTCTTCAAAATATTCGATAATTTTTTGTTTCGCCTCACTACTCTCAAAACCACTAAACTCTCCACTATCAAACAAGATACCAGGCTCTGTATAGGCTTTTGTGGTATCGAGCTCCCCTTCTTTTGGTTTGATGATATATTTTATCGGCAGATTGTATTTGTGAGCAAACTCGAAATCTCTCTCATCGTGAGCCGGTACAGCCATCACCGCACCGCTTCCGTATTCAGCCAAAACAAAGTTTGCCACCCAGACAGGAATCTTTTGTTTCGTAAGTGGATGGATCACATACAGATCCAAAAAGAGTCCCTCTTTTTCTGCCTGCTGGCGGGTTCTTGCGTTTTGATTTTGCATCGTACAAATTTTTTGTACCGCTTCGTCACTAAGCTGTTTTGTCTCAATCAGATGTTTCACAACGGGATGCTCTGGTGCAAGAG
The Nitratiruptor sp. SB155-2 genome window above contains:
- the mfd gene encoding transcription-repair coupling factor — translated: MAARFYEYLRSSIPQILVVADEKEAQEASSAAKVLGIDHYILPDFRAQYGDDLRVFKEELDELLAVLNDYYHTPKMLIAPVHTIAKPMPVQRYFARKRVEFGDEFELESLKELLYQWGYTFVDIVESKGEASFRGDIVDIFAPNFDKPIRLSFFDTQIESIRYFDPQTQKSIKEELEAFTLYPAFLIQDEALQEVIEQSDFDVFDKDLLSVGFWVAERASLLEGKEAIRSGSFDLEELYSYEGLIPKEQFFALPIIPEAKEYNEIEVLDINRVIQTKQNKKIKVLVKSPEFARRSSIKELEKVEFIYTDAILNIEGPDEVILSLNKPKKRRAKPPSIVIDELQPGSYVVHEQHGIGIFKGLKAIEILGAKRDFVELEYAGGDKLLVPVENLDVLSRYIADSGSVAVVDKLGSQSFAKLKAKVKERLFEIAADIVKIAAQRELTPGKKIITPPDITLFQSHAGFEYTEDQKRAIDTILQRLSSGKVMDMLLSGDVGFGKTEVAMNAIYAIVKNGYQAAVVVPTTLLSAQHYESLVKRLEPFNISVTKIDRFVTAKEKKERLQALKEGTFDVVVGTHALFGAEFKNLGLVVIDEEHKFGVKQKEKLKAFSKDVHLLSMSATPIPRSLNMALSQLKDLSEIRTPPQNRKPVRTYVKEYQDKLVKEVILRELRRGGQVFYIYNSIAGIEEKKEDLQQLLPGKKILVLHSKIAAATTEKELLRFAQGEYDILLSTSIVESGIHMPNVNTIIVEGADRFGIADLHQLRGRVGRGGKEGFCYYLVEDKQKLTEEAKKRLIALESNSYLGSGAALAYYDLEIRGGGNIIGAQQSGHIKNIGYSLYLQMLEETITKLTKGEIEEEPQVELKLSVNAYISSEVVREDRLKLELYRRLAQVKEPEEIAQIQEEIEDRFGKLDSYTKNFLDLIHIKLLALEHGIKKISNYNQNITFDFGDKKETIKARSKDDDDILHTTLRYLKALAQ
- a CDS encoding bifunctional folylpolyglutamate synthase/dihydrofolate synthase, with the translated sequence MSVHTFLNQKPLYYTKFDPSRMQRVYEYLQGSLHLPPIIHIIGTNGKGTTGRFLAGMLKESGKKVGHYTSPHILHFHERIWIDGKFISDETLESVHQKVQSLIPKKMARELSYFEYTTLLAAFAFEECDYVVMEAGLGGEYDATSVFENCLTLVTPIDYDHQAFLGDTIQSIAATKLKAVQEEAIFAKQLHDEVYQTADELGIRYRRVENLADEEACQKACENIPSFFSQNLMLAQAAAKFLGFDPDVQKAVSYRMPGRFEKRGNIILDVGHNPLSARAILQALDKKVVLVYNSFEDKEYEKILSILQPKIESVEIVPMEHPRLIDQKRLKQSLEELSIPYCEFTGFDEDKEYLVYGSFSVIEEIYRKWLPDSMNI
- the lptE gene encoding LPS assembly lipoprotein LptE yields the protein MRKFLWLAVILFFTGCGYKPASHYTKRVLGQKIYTQVSVYLRDPENAVLVKDAVNEAILKRLSGSLVAKNSADTIMRVAIASVSFTPLQYDENGYVIYYRTKVLLKTDITDKSGQTRHIKATGVYDFPIEPNSVITDNLRYVAIKEASAKALDAIISRLAYLGSR
- the leuS gene encoding leucine--tRNA ligase, with translation MQYDPKAIEQKWQNEWKEKNAFEPQENYSKEKMYVLSMFPYPSGRIHMGHVRNYTIGDAIARYYRKTGANVLHPIGWDAFGMPAENAAIKHKVHPKKWTYENIDYMRKELDALGLSFSHDREFATCDPLYSKWEQSFIIDMWNRGLLYRKKAAVNWCPHDKTVLANEQVIEGRCWRCDTEVVQKEIEQYFLKITDYAQELLEDLKKLEGNWPNQVIAMQRNWIGRSEGLEFRLHFDETSAKKAGIDGFEVFTTRPDTIYGVTYTALAPEHPVVKHLIETKQLSDEAVQKICTMQNQNARTRQQAEKEGLFLDLYVIHPLTKQKIPVWVANFVLAEYGSGAVMAVPAHDERDFEFAHKYNLPIKYIIKPKEGELDTTKAYTEPGILFDSGEFSGFESSEAKQKIIEYFEENGIGKRSVNYKLKDWLVSRQRYWGTPIPLIKCPKCGIVPEKKENLPVTLPEDVEITGEGNPLELHPTWKKTTCPKCGGEAERETDTLDTFVESSWYFLRYTTPRKYWEEVPFRKEDTDYWMPVDQYIGGIEHAILHLLYARFFTKVLRDLGYVNLDEPFKRLLTQGMVLKDGAKMSKSKGNTVDPDEIVAKFGADTARLFILFAAPPAKELEWSDSAVEGAYRFIKRFFERSQNAYKTKSLPKIDQKSLSKEEKEARKKVYEALQKSTDVYTKSFSFNTLIAASMEALNALNGQNNPDIWTEGYWVLTNILEPIIPHTCWEISHNLFERNNFTRLQLDPAALEEDSVTLAVTVNGKRRAEIEVPKDASKEEILAKAKEIAKKWIDGKTIVKEIVVPGRLVNIVVKG